A section of the Polyangia bacterium genome encodes:
- a CDS encoding deoxyhypusine synthase family protein has product MPAELPILELVVKNYKNFNARATRDALCAYWRHIERGGRMFWAVAGAMSSAQLGITLAPAIRAGLIHGLSVTGANLEESLFRLVAHDHYKDFPEYRYFTKQDDTRILNDRMRRVTDTSIPEDEAFRAVEKFIVPMWMKASQQRQRRFWHEYFYELIETVGPDLHQGNADECWLLAAAQAKLPIVVPGYEDSTFGNIFASHVKHGDCEATIARSGIEYMAAFYDQYRELSGGAGVGFFQIGGGIAGDFPICVVPSIKYDLEQPVKPWAYFCQISDSTTSYGSYSGATPNEKITWDKLTAETPMFVIESDATIVVPLMLRALLECKQNPTAANALFARV; this is encoded by the coding sequence CGACGCGCTCTGCGCTTACTGGCGCCACATCGAACGCGGTGGGCGCATGTTCTGGGCGGTCGCCGGCGCGATGTCTTCCGCGCAGCTGGGCATCACGCTGGCCCCGGCCATTCGGGCCGGGTTGATTCACGGCCTGTCAGTGACCGGCGCCAATCTGGAGGAGTCGCTGTTCCGGTTGGTGGCTCACGACCATTACAAAGACTTTCCCGAGTATCGATACTTCACCAAGCAAGACGACACGCGCATCCTGAACGACCGCATGCGCCGAGTGACCGACACCAGCATCCCCGAGGACGAGGCCTTCCGCGCCGTCGAAAAATTCATCGTCCCGATGTGGATGAAAGCGTCCCAGCAGCGCCAGCGCCGCTTCTGGCACGAGTACTTTTACGAGCTGATCGAGACCGTCGGTCCCGACCTGCACCAGGGCAACGCCGACGAATGCTGGCTGCTGGCGGCGGCCCAGGCCAAGCTGCCGATCGTGGTGCCCGGCTATGAAGACTCGACCTTCGGTAACATCTTCGCGTCGCACGTCAAGCACGGCGACTGCGAGGCCACCATCGCCCGGTCCGGCATCGAGTACATGGCCGCCTTCTACGATCAGTACCGCGAGCTATCGGGGGGCGCGGGCGTCGGCTTCTTCCAGATCGGCGGCGGCATCGCCGGCGATTTCCCCATCTGCGTGGTCCCGTCGATCAAGTACGACCTTGAGCAGCCGGTGAAGCCATGGGCGTACTTCTGTCAGATCTCCGACTCGACGACGTCGTACGGTTCGTACTCGGGCGCCACGCCGAACGAGAAGATCACCTGGGACAAGCTGACCGCCGAGACCCCGATGTTCGTCATCGAATCAGACGCGACCATCGTCGTGCCGCTGATGCTGCGGGCGTTGCTGGAGTGCAAGCAGAACCCGACCGCGGCGAACGCGCTCTTCGCCCGCGTCTAG
- a CDS encoding DUF1552 domain-containing protein → MTRHLTRAQLALQAQQAQIDPRDRARDLIFDQKALASQRKERERGGAVPRRKFLASAAAVVGLPWLETFAGRDRKAQAAGKAIRLVAWHTSTGYFAKTWWPSTVGANYMPSTALMPIASLQKKMLVLGGIQNNDASAVFGSHGWGPAGMLTAVKGAAPSPVKVGISVDQAFAQSLPAGTTRIPSGIQLGITNRMYADVGPVPAIYNGCISWATATQPLQPVIQPGVVFDQIFMGASTDASAADSMRRKAISTSVLDHVLDEATSLRTRLATTDRGKLDEYMTGVRSVETQIQAATAPMCSAMGMTRPNNTGYDWPTQTKVSCDVMALALQCDATRSISFMLGNGGSSCAPSFPWLGISGDHHGLAHAQDANALPKIDAWHVSQLAYFCQKLDAVDEGGSSILDNSLVFMSSEIMNGIAHDQDNKGILLLGSAGGKFNTGQYMQFADKPPQANLFVTMLNALGVPVTTFGTAGKATLPGLLV, encoded by the coding sequence ATGACCCGGCATCTCACGCGCGCGCAACTCGCCTTGCAGGCTCAGCAGGCTCAGATCGATCCGAGAGATCGCGCGCGCGACCTGATATTTGACCAGAAGGCCCTGGCGTCGCAGCGCAAGGAGCGGGAGCGCGGCGGGGCGGTGCCGCGCCGCAAGTTCCTGGCCAGCGCCGCCGCTGTGGTCGGATTGCCCTGGCTGGAGACGTTCGCCGGGCGTGATCGCAAGGCGCAGGCGGCTGGCAAGGCCATTCGCCTGGTCGCTTGGCACACCTCGACCGGGTACTTTGCCAAGACGTGGTGGCCGTCGACGGTCGGAGCGAATTACATGCCCAGCACGGCGCTGATGCCGATCGCCAGCCTGCAAAAGAAGATGCTGGTTTTGGGTGGTATCCAAAACAACGACGCCTCCGCGGTCTTCGGGTCGCATGGTTGGGGCCCCGCCGGGATGTTGACGGCGGTCAAAGGGGCAGCGCCATCGCCGGTCAAGGTCGGGATCTCCGTCGATCAGGCGTTCGCGCAGTCGCTGCCGGCGGGAACCACCCGCATTCCAAGTGGCATTCAGCTTGGCATCACCAATCGGATGTACGCCGACGTTGGCCCCGTCCCGGCCATCTACAACGGTTGCATCTCCTGGGCGACGGCCACTCAGCCGTTGCAGCCGGTGATCCAGCCGGGCGTGGTGTTCGATCAGATATTCATGGGGGCCAGCACGGACGCTTCCGCTGCCGATAGCATGCGCCGGAAGGCCATCTCCACCAGCGTCCTCGACCATGTGCTCGACGAAGCGACGTCGCTTCGAACGCGGCTAGCCACCACCGATCGCGGCAAGCTGGACGAATACATGACGGGCGTGCGTTCCGTCGAGACGCAGATCCAGGCGGCGACGGCACCGATGTGCTCGGCGATGGGAATGACCAGGCCGAACAACACGGGGTATGACTGGCCGACCCAGACGAAAGTCAGTTGCGATGTGATGGCGCTGGCGCTGCAGTGCGACGCCACGCGATCGATCTCGTTCATGCTGGGGAACGGCGGCTCGTCGTGCGCGCCCAGCTTCCCGTGGCTGGGGATCAGCGGCGATCACCACGGCCTGGCGCACGCGCAGGACGCAAACGCGCTGCCGAAGATCGACGCCTGGCACGTGTCCCAGTTGGCGTACTTCTGTCAGAAGCTGGACGCCGTCGATGAGGGTGGGTCGTCCATCCTGGACAACAGCCTGGTTTTCATGTCCAGCGAGATCATGAATGGCATCGCCCACGATCAGGACAACAAGGGCATCCTTCTGCTGGGAAGCGCCGGGGGCAAGTTCAACACCGGCCAGTACATGCAGTTCGCCGACAAGCCGCCGCAGGCGAACCTGTTCGTAACCATGTTGAACGCGCTGGGCGTTCCGGTGACGACGTTCGGCACCGCCGGCAAGGCAACCCTGCCGGGACTGCTCGTCTAG